The following DNA comes from Papaver somniferum cultivar HN1 unplaced genomic scaffold, ASM357369v1 unplaced-scaffold_103, whole genome shotgun sequence.
GAGGTGCTGAATCAAGTATTACAAGTACGAAAGTGGATCTCTAATTTTCGTGCTGAAAGTCAAAGAACTTCAAAAGCTATGGTATGGGTTAGATTACCTGGTTTAGGACTTGAGTTTTGGAGTGAGAAGATATTGTTTAAGATTTGCAAGTAATTTGGTACACCAATCAAATTAGATGAAGCTACTGCAAGATGTGAAGTTGGGTATTATGCTAATGTTTTAGTCGAAATTGATTTTGCAAAAACTGTTACAAATAAGGTCTGGATTGGTACAAAATATGGGGGTTTTCTTCAAAATATATCAATTCCTGTATGTCCTAAGTTTTGTCACACTTGCAAGATTGTAGGTCATAGCACTGCTGAATGTAGAGTTGATCAGaacaaaaatcagcaagcaaGTAATACTCAGAATAATATGTCTTCTGCAATAACTAATGATCAACAAAATACTTCTAAGGAAGGTAAACCTCAAACTCCTTTTGATATTTGTGACAGGTCTGAGGTTGAAAAGAGTGGTTCTAATACAGAAAGAAGACATAGTAGCACACCTAGTGTTATAAATACTCAAGTGCTTGAAGAAGATGTCATTATTTCTAATATTGTCACACCTATCAATACTAGTAGTAATTCCATGCCATCTATTATTAACAGTGGAAGATTCAATATTCTTAATCAAGATGAAATCGAACAAGAAGATGACATAAGTGTGGATGAGGAAATTATTGCAGAAAAGGaatctccaaaacaatctccCAGTCTTGAAGTGGAGAGTGTAGTTaaatttgttgatgttgtttcagGTAAAGCTTATAAAAAGGATAAGAGTCAAAATAAAAACATGGGGGATAATATAGAGGATCAATCAAGTATGCTTGATGTTCAAAAAGTACTAAAGTTAGATGAGGAAAATAGTTTGCAAAATAGCACTGTTACATTTGTTAATGGTTCTAATGGTAAAGTAACTAATGAAGTTGTTCAAGTTACATCTTGGGAAAATATGGTTGAAAAAGAGATGATGACAgggaattcttcttcttcaccaagtAAAACAAAAGGGGTTAAAGCTGCTCCAGTTAACAACAAATACAATTTCAGGAAAACTCAAAACAAAGGGGGTACTAAGAACCCCCAAAACAAACAATGAAGATAGCTTATTGGAACATCAGGGTCCTTAGAAGAAGAAGGTCTCAAGACAAATTATGGTCCCTGGTAAATCAATTTAACCCTTATTTTTTATGGATAGCAAAACCAAAAGTTTATTGTAGTACTTCTTTTTGTAGCAAACTAAATATTCCAAGAATGCAGAAAATGgttattcataattctacttcagACAATAAAGGCAATATTTGGCTCTTTTGGAATGCAAGTATAACACAGCCAACAGTTATATCAATGTCAAGTCAGATGGTCACTGTCAGTGTTGGTGATGTTTTGGTTTCTGGTGTACATGCTCATGTGAAATTAGTTCAAATAAGATTTCTTTGGTCAGAGATGGAAATGATAAGTGATATGAATAAGCCTTGGATAATTCTAGGTAACTTTAATGCAATCTTAACTTCAGATGAAAAGGTTGGGGGGAGAAATCCTAACAGAACTTCCATGTTGGACTTCAGTGAATGTTTAAACAAATGTGAGTTACTTCAAGCTCCAAGAACATGATTACAGTTTTCTTGGTCAAACTGTCAACaggggagcaaaagaattttatgTACCTTAGACATGGTGGTGTTTAATCAAAAATGGATGCAGAAATATGAAGACTGGGGGTATAAAGTTGGACTTAAAATTGTATCAGATCATTCTCCTTTGTTGGGAGGCTGTGCAAATATTCCTAAGCCACAAAATGTATCTAGGAAGTTTCAAAAAATGTGGATAAGTCATCCTGATTTTCTAAATGTGGTTAAGGAAAGTTGGTCTGCTGAGGTTAATGGTGATCCTGCATTCATATTTATGAAGAAACTGAAAGAGTTAAAAAGGATACTAAATGATTGGAATTGGAGGGTATTTGGAAATGTACATGTTAAACTTAAAGAAGCTGAAAATAAGGTAATGAAGAAATGCAAGCATCAGATTCTAATCCATTTGACTCAGAGGTATTTGATGTATTGGTTGCAGCTCAAAATGATCATGCAAACATAGAAATTCAACTGAATACTCTAATGAGACAAAAAGCCAGAGTTAAGTGGATCAAAGAGGGAGCAGCAAACACAAGTTTTTTCCATACCAACTTACAAATTAGGTATTCTATTAATTTATAAGTGAATTGGAGGACTCTGATGGTAACGTGATATCAGATCAAAAGCAAATTGCAGAATGTCTTGTAAATCATTTTCAAAAAAAGTTTGAGGAGCAAAGTGTAACTGTTAAGGAGGAGTTATTAGAAGCAGTACCTCAGTTGATTGATGAAGAAGACCAAAAATACTTGGATGAAATTTTTAGTATAGAGGAAATTAAAAAAACAGTCTTTGATATGGATCCTGAAAgttctccaggtccagatggtttctcagGATTTTTTTATAGAAGCTGTTGGGAAATTATTCAGCAGGACTTGTTGGCAGCAATTCAATTTTGTTGGAGAAGGAGATTTATTCCTAAAGGTATGAATTATAGTTTCTTGGTGTTACTGCCAAAAACACAAGGTGCAAGGAGTGCAAATCAGTTTAGGCCCATAGGTTTGAGTTATGTGTTATTCaaaattttcacaaaaattaTTACTACAAGGATGAGTAGTTTGATGGTGAAGCTGATATCTCCACAACAATTTGCATATATAAAGGGGAGAAGTATTCAAGAACAAGTAATGCTTGCATCTGAATTGgtgaatgaaatgaaaattaaaaGAAGAGGAGGGAATGTTGGGCTTAAATTGGATATTTCTCAAGCATATGACTCTGTCAGTTGGGAATTTCTTATGAAAGTGTTAAGGAAATATGGTTTTTCTTCCTCATGGTGTGATTGGTTAATAGCACTATTTCAATCTGCAAAGATATCAGTTCTGGTGAATGGTGGTCCAAGTGGATTCTTCTCAGTTGGGAGAGGTTTGAGGAAAGGAGATCTATTATCTCACATTCTATTTGTGTTGATGGAGGATGTGTTAAGTATAAATATTTCAAAGTTAGTTGAAATGGGTAAAATACTTCCTATGGTTATTAGAAATGGTGTTCATCCTactcatctgttttttgcagatgatgtattTATGTTTTGCAATGGAGCAAAAAAGAGCTTAAAAAACTTATTATCATTATTGGATGATTACCAAATCAGTTCAGGGCAAGTAATCAACAAAAGCAAAAGCAAATGTTTTGTGGATGGTGTTTCAAAtgcaagaaaacaacaaataagtgAAGTGGTTAATATGGATTTATCTCATtttccagataaatatttgggagtTATTTTAGCTCCAGGGAGAGTAACTTCATCAATGGTATGGCCTATGCTGGAACAACTTCAAAGAAAGCTAGCAGCCTGGAAAGGTAAGCTTCTCTAATTTCAAGATAGAGTGATTCTTGTCAAGTCAGTTTTGTGTAACATTCATATATATTCAATGGCTGTATATAAATGGCCTTCTTCTGTTATAAAAACTTGTGAGAAGATCATTAGAAATTTTCTATAGTCTGGTGATGGAGATAAAATAAAGTTTAAAATTATTTCATTGAAGAGAGTGTGCACTCTACATAAGGAGGGGGGGCTTGGAATACATAGGCTTGAAGTGATAAATACAGTGTTGCtgatgaaaatgttgtggaaaatTCTTAATTCACAAGAAGAGTGGGCTCAGTTCTTTAAGGCTAAATTCAAAGATAAATATGGTATGTGGATCACCTCATGGAAGAAATCATCTATATGGAAAGGACTGAAATGGGCTCGGAATTACTTAAAAGAAGATATAAGGTGGTGTGTAGGGAATGGATCCAATATATCAGTTTGGTTTGACACTTGGGTTGGAGATTCACCATTAGTTAATCATATTGGCTTCTCTGAACTGGTTCAAAATAATATACATATGAAGGTGGCAAGTATGTTAAATGGAAAATCTTGGAATATACCTATTGAGCTACAACAACTCTTACCCCTTTCTTGTTTACCTGAAGTAGGTAATGGTGAAGATCAGATTATATGGACTGGGCACAAGAGTGGGAAGTTTGTAACTTCAAGTGCAGTAGAAAGAGTAAGAGAGAAAGAACCAAAGTTGATGGCCTGACTACATCTGGAAAACCTCCATACATCCTAGTATAGCTAGTAATATTTGGAAGCTACGGCAAGGTGTATACATGGATGATGAGGTAATGGTTAAGATAGGCTATGACATGGTGTCTAGATATTGTATCTTTCAAGAACAAGTGGATAATATGATTCATACACTTTGGTAGTGCAAATTCAGCTTGGAGGTATGGTCTTGGCTTGGATCCATTTTTGGTTTTAAGAATCCAAAATCTTTTGAAGACATTTGTGTAGCTGCCAAAAATAAGATCCCAATTATAAAATAAATCTGGATGACTGCATCTTGTGCAACAATGAAGGATCTGATGTTTCAAAGAAATAAACTGCTGTTTGAGGAAGTTAAGCCAAATTGCAGTGCATTTAAATGTAGAATATACAAAGCAGTACAAGATGGTAGAGAATTAAAGGTAATAAATGGATTCAAGAATATGATTCTCAAGTACTGACATTCTTCAAAATTGGTGATAGGAAAATAAAATTT
Coding sequences within:
- the LOC113327547 gene encoding uncharacterized protein LOC113327547 translates to MVVFNQKWMQKYEDWGYKVGLKIVSDHSPLLGGCANIPKPQNVSRKFQKMWISHPDFLNVVKESWSAEVNGDPAFIFMKKLKELKRILNDWNWRVFGNVHVKLKEAENKDSDGNVISDQKQIAECLVNHFQKKFEEQSVTVKEELLEAVPQLIDEEDQKYLDEIFSIEEIKKTVFDMDPESSPGPDGFSGFFYRSCWEIIQQDLLAAIQFCWRRRFIPKGMNYSFLVLLPKTQGARSANQFRPIGLSYVLFKIFTKIITTRMSSLMVKLISPQQFAYIKGRSIQEQVMLASELVNEMKIKRRGGNVGLKLDISQAYDSVSWEFLMKVLRKYGFSSSWCDWLIALFQSAKISVLVNGGPSGFFSVGRGLRKGDLLSHILFVLMEDVLSINISKLVEMGKILPMVIRNGVHPTHLFFADDVFMFCNGAKKSLKNLLSLLDDYQISSGQVINKSKSKCFVDGVSNARKQQISEVVNMDLSHFPDKYLGVILAPGRVTSSMVWPMLEQLQRKLAAWKGKLL